A genomic stretch from Anaerolinea thermophila UNI-1 includes:
- a CDS encoding alpha-amylase family glycosyl hydrolase, which yields MSNPTSKPAWLENAVFYEIYPQSFFDSNGDGIGDLPGIIAKLDYVKSLGCNAIWLNPCFVSPFYDAGYDVADYYKIAPRYGTNEDARRLFEEAHKRGMRILLDLVVGHTSIEHPWFKESCKAERNEYTDWYIWNDDPWRWDEPGFHVVHGYADRHGNPLTNFFYSQPALNFGFAHPDPRKPWQQPVTAPGPQRVRQEVKNIMRFWLEMGADGFRVDMAGSLVKNDPGQVETARFWRWIRDWLDEEFPEAAMVSEWSNPEIAIGQAGYHMDFLLHFGMRGYNALLRKQYYANRPGGDPYGFAFFDKSGHGNIMEFLDEYLHHYRKTAGKGHIAIPTGNHDINPRLAINRDWDDLEVIYLFLMTMPGTPYIYYGDEIGMQTLNLPSKEGGYERTGSRTPMQWSNEANAGFSTAPRERLYLPVDERPDRPTVAAQENDPNSLLNRVRRLIALRQSHPALQASGAFEVVYAEAGKLPFVYQRQQGDETVLVALNPAAYPVEVKLDGKRFGKVVKELYGAKNALTREGDGWILRLPPVSGIAYQVA from the coding sequence ATGAGCAACCCAACATCCAAGCCCGCATGGCTCGAAAATGCCGTTTTTTACGAGATTTACCCCCAATCCTTCTTCGACAGCAACGGCGATGGCATCGGCGATTTGCCCGGTATCATTGCCAAACTGGATTATGTGAAATCCCTGGGTTGTAATGCCATCTGGCTCAACCCCTGCTTCGTCTCGCCCTTCTACGACGCCGGTTACGACGTGGCAGACTACTACAAAATCGCCCCGCGCTACGGCACCAATGAGGACGCCCGCCGTCTGTTCGAAGAAGCCCATAAACGCGGTATGCGCATTCTGCTTGATTTAGTGGTTGGGCATACGTCCATTGAACATCCCTGGTTCAAGGAATCCTGCAAAGCAGAACGCAACGAGTACACCGACTGGTATATCTGGAACGACGACCCCTGGCGCTGGGATGAACCCGGTTTCCACGTGGTTCACGGCTACGCCGACCGCCACGGCAACCCGCTGACCAACTTCTTCTACTCCCAGCCGGCGCTGAATTTCGGCTTTGCCCACCCCGATCCGCGCAAGCCCTGGCAACAGCCGGTGACTGCCCCCGGTCCTCAGCGCGTGCGCCAGGAAGTCAAGAACATCATGCGCTTCTGGCTGGAGATGGGCGCCGACGGCTTCCGCGTGGATATGGCAGGCTCGCTGGTCAAGAACGACCCCGGTCAGGTGGAAACTGCCCGCTTCTGGCGCTGGATTCGCGACTGGCTGGATGAAGAATTCCCCGAAGCCGCCATGGTCTCGGAGTGGAGCAACCCCGAAATTGCCATCGGGCAGGCAGGCTATCACATGGATTTCCTTCTGCACTTTGGCATGCGCGGATACAACGCATTACTGCGCAAGCAGTATTACGCCAACCGCCCCGGCGGCGATCCCTACGGGTTTGCCTTCTTTGACAAGTCCGGTCACGGCAATATCATGGAATTTCTGGATGAGTACCTGCACCATTACCGCAAGACCGCAGGCAAGGGACACATCGCCATTCCCACCGGCAACCACGACATCAACCCGCGCCTTGCCATCAACCGCGATTGGGACGACCTGGAAGTCATCTACCTGTTCCTGATGACCATGCCCGGCACCCCCTACATCTACTACGGCGATGAAATCGGCATGCAGACGCTCAACCTGCCGTCCAAAGAGGGCGGTTACGAGCGCACCGGTTCGCGCACACCCATGCAATGGAGCAACGAAGCCAATGCCGGCTTCTCCACCGCGCCGCGCGAGCGCCTCTACCTGCCGGTGGACGAGCGCCCTGACCGCCCAACCGTTGCCGCGCAGGAGAACGATCCCAACTCCCTGCTCAACCGCGTGCGCCGCCTGATTGCCCTGCGCCAGAGCCACCCCGCCCTGCAAGCCAGCGGCGCTTTCGAGGTGGTGTACGCCGAGGCGGGCAAACTGCCCTTTGTCTATCAGCGCCAGCAGGGCGATGAGACCGTGCTGGTAGCGCTCAACCCGGCGGCGTACCCCGTCGAGGTTAAACTGGACGGCAAGCGCTTCGGCAAGGTGGTAAAGGAACTGTACGGCGCAAAGAACGCTCTGACCCGCGAAGGCGACGGCTGGATTCTGCGCCTGCCGCCCGTCAGCGGCATTGCCTATCAGGTAGCGTAA
- a CDS encoding alpha/beta hydrolase, giving the protein MRLLRKFHRQLRNFEVGLNWDGLLSAGHDRPFLCAIGCDILSPMRIARWGMFFLFLLTACGEVAVPSADLPVLASATPSPALPAQTDAPVLPSPTLQPSATPVPSPTPCPQDEGHFEEGSLDSRLMKRALTYRIYLPPCYNRQAGATYPLLILLHGQSYRADQWERLGMGTAADALITAGQVRPFVILLPEEWNTSIVQRESAYGRALIEELLPYVEEQYALCRERVCRAIGGLSRGAAWALDLAFEHPDLFSAVGAHSLAPYYGQETHLRRIILDHPETLFPRVYLDTGRADRYRTEAISVEVMFTRLGVPHEWYFNEGLHEEPYWQAHVPAYLRWYTRDWTP; this is encoded by the coding sequence ATGCGCCTTCTGCGAAAATTCCACCGCCAACTGAGAAATTTTGAGGTTGGGCTGAATTGGGACGGTCTGCTCTCCGCAGGGCATGACCGTCCTTTTTTGTGTGCAATAGGGTGTGATATACTCTCCCCCATGCGCATTGCCCGCTGGGGGATGTTTTTTCTCTTCCTGCTCACCGCCTGCGGTGAGGTGGCTGTCCCGTCTGCTGATTTGCCTGTACTTGCCTCTGCTACCCCCTCTCCAGCCCTGCCGGCGCAGACGGATGCCCCTGTATTGCCTTCGCCCACCCTTCAGCCTTCTGCCACCCCTGTACCTTCGCCCACTCCCTGCCCGCAAGATGAGGGACATTTTGAAGAAGGCTCGCTGGATTCGCGCCTGATGAAGCGCGCCCTGACTTACCGAATCTACCTGCCTCCATGTTACAACCGGCAGGCAGGCGCTACTTACCCGCTGTTGATTCTGCTTCACGGGCAGAGTTACCGCGCCGATCAGTGGGAGCGCCTGGGCATGGGCACTGCCGCCGATGCGCTGATTACCGCCGGACAGGTGCGCCCGTTTGTCATCCTGTTGCCGGAAGAGTGGAACACCAGCATCGTCCAGCGTGAGAGCGCCTACGGCAGAGCATTGATTGAGGAACTGCTCCCCTACGTTGAGGAACAGTATGCCCTGTGCCGCGAACGCGTCTGCCGCGCCATCGGCGGGCTGTCACGCGGGGCGGCCTGGGCGCTGGATCTGGCGTTTGAGCATCCCGACCTCTTCTCGGCGGTGGGGGCGCACAGCCTTGCGCCGTACTACGGGCAGGAAACTCATCTGCGGCGCATCATCCTGGATCATCCGGAGACGCTTTTCCCGCGCGTCTATCTGGATACCGGGCGGGCTGACCGCTACCGCACCGAAGCCATCTCAGTCGAAGTGATGTTCACCCGCCTGGGTGTGCCGCACGAGTGGTACTTCAACGAAGGACTGCACGAAGAACCTTACTGGCAGGCGCATGTCCCCGCGTACCTGCGCTGGTACACCCGTGATTGGACGCCGTAA
- a CDS encoding SulP family inorganic anion transporter, with translation MPRRNLIQLYRDEFRGYSPRKFQQDVLAGLTVTAVALPLALAFGVASGASAAAGLVTAILAGIVMGALAGAPYQISGPTGAMSAVLILLVQKYGLNGIWIAGLMAGMFLTLIGILRLGRFIAFIPSPVITGFTSGIALIIFIGQLDNFLGVKTPGAESAALKLLGFFRGGFIPDWHTVVLGMIVILTMVLMPPRWNARFPSSLLGIILATALNALVFHWDVPVIGEIPRTLFLNERLTLQAIPWNHLTEFLAPALTITALGSIESLLCGAVGSNMTGIRLQANQELISQGIGNIVIPFFGGVPATAAIARASVGIKSGGQTRMVSIVHSVGLLLSMFLLSPIMARIPLSVLSGVLMVTAWRMNEWEAIRFLFGRRFKTGMLTFGITLLATVSLDLTQAILVGAFLSGAKFLNDISTMDIQITEVDPEKLRQKGIDAEGKCRHVRVAFLTGPLFFAATGHFNEAFSQLKDTHALILSMRGVPLIDISGIEAIHRLHRKVQAQGGTLMFSGVHENVMNMLRRAGLVEHIGEENFFWASDEAIVAAERRGCAFCENSTAN, from the coding sequence ATGCCAAGACGAAACCTGATTCAACTTTACCGGGATGAATTTCGAGGCTATTCGCCCAGAAAGTTTCAACAGGATGTTCTGGCGGGATTGACGGTTACCGCAGTGGCTTTGCCGCTTGCGCTGGCGTTTGGGGTGGCTTCGGGTGCTTCTGCCGCCGCGGGGCTGGTGACCGCCATCCTTGCGGGGATTGTCATGGGAGCGCTGGCGGGCGCACCGTATCAAATCAGCGGTCCCACAGGCGCAATGAGCGCGGTGCTGATTTTGCTGGTGCAGAAGTACGGGCTGAACGGCATCTGGATTGCCGGGTTGATGGCGGGCATGTTCCTCACATTAATTGGTATTCTGCGTCTGGGGCGCTTCATTGCCTTTATTCCCTCGCCGGTCATTACCGGCTTCACGTCGGGAATCGCCCTGATTATTTTCATCGGGCAGTTGGATAATTTTCTGGGTGTCAAAACACCTGGCGCCGAATCGGCGGCGCTGAAATTGCTGGGCTTTTTCCGCGGCGGGTTCATCCCCGACTGGCATACGGTGGTGCTGGGCATGATTGTCATACTCACTATGGTGCTCATGCCCCCGCGCTGGAATGCCCGATTTCCTTCTTCTTTGCTGGGAATCATTCTCGCCACGGCGCTGAACGCCCTGGTGTTCCATTGGGATGTCCCGGTGATTGGGGAGATTCCCCGCACCCTGTTTTTGAACGAGCGCCTGACCCTTCAGGCAATCCCCTGGAATCATTTGACCGAGTTTCTTGCCCCCGCCCTGACCATTACGGCATTGGGGAGCATTGAAAGTCTGTTGTGCGGCGCGGTCGGCTCGAATATGACCGGCATCCGCCTGCAAGCCAATCAGGAATTGATTTCTCAGGGCATTGGCAATATAGTCATTCCCTTCTTTGGCGGCGTTCCTGCTACTGCGGCAATTGCCCGCGCCAGCGTGGGGATTAAATCGGGCGGACAAACCCGCATGGTGAGCATTGTCCATTCGGTAGGGTTACTGCTCTCCATGTTCCTGCTCTCTCCCATCATGGCGCGTATTCCGCTTTCGGTGCTTTCGGGGGTCTTGATGGTCACTGCCTGGCGGATGAATGAATGGGAAGCCATCCGTTTCCTCTTCGGCAGGCGTTTCAAGACCGGTATGCTCACGTTTGGTATCACCCTGCTGGCAACCGTCTCGCTGGACCTGACGCAGGCGATTCTGGTGGGGGCGTTCCTTTCCGGGGCAAAGTTCCTCAATGACATATCCACCATGGATATTCAAATTACCGAGGTTGACCCTGAAAAATTGCGCCAGAAAGGCATTGATGCCGAAGGAAAATGTCGTCATGTGCGGGTCGCCTTCCTCACCGGTCCGCTGTTCTTTGCCGCAACGGGTCATTTCAATGAAGCCTTCAGCCAGTTGAAGGACACCCATGCGCTGATTTTATCCATGCGCGGCGTGCCGCTGATTGACATCAGCGGAATTGAAGCCATTCACCGCCTGCATCGCAAAGTGCAGGCGCAGGGTGGTACCTTGATGTTCTCCGGTGTTCACGAAAATGTGATGAACATGCTCCGGCGTGCCGGTTTGGTGGAACATATCGGCGAGGAAAACTTCTTCTGGGCGAGCGATGAAGCCATTGTGGCGGCAGAACGGCGGGGATGCGCCTTCTGCGAAAATTCCACCGCCAACTGA